One genomic region from Leifsonia sp. Root1293 encodes:
- a CDS encoding DUF3499 family protein encodes MNRSCSRVACTADAVATLTYVYADSMAVLGPLAMSHEPHSYDLCVRHAERLSAPQGWQVIRHKVLGEAGFGA; translated from the coding sequence ATGAACAGATCCTGCTCGCGGGTGGCGTGCACTGCTGACGCGGTGGCAACGCTCACCTACGTGTACGCCGACTCGATGGCCGTCCTCGGCCCGCTCGCCATGAGTCACGAGCCTCACAGCTACGATCTCTGCGTGCGTCATGCCGAGCGGCTCTCCGCGCCCCAGGGCTGGCAGGTCATCAGGCACAAGGTGCTGGGAGAGGCCGGATTCGGCGCCTGA
- a CDS encoding stage II sporulation protein M, whose translation MDLDAYSTAHGAEWDRLSELARSRRLSGEEADELIAGYQAGATQLSVLRTAAGSTIPGDRLSVSLSRARLRFTGASGNAVAMLPRFFILQLPAALYRLRWITLGVILATVLVSTLYAVWALGDPQVLASFGTDAQRQALADGDFVDYYSENPAASFAGMVWTNNAWVAAQCIALGITGVFVPYALLGNAQNVGVSAAIMFSYDKGDVFFEYILPHGLLELTCVFVAGAAGLRIFWAWIAPGARTRGQALAEDARALFTVAIGLVVWLFISGIIEGFVTPAPWPWAVKISIGVIAAAAFYAYMLIVGGRAARAGETGDLGEYEAGSRRIIAA comes from the coding sequence ATGGATCTCGACGCATATTCGACCGCCCACGGCGCGGAGTGGGACAGGCTCTCGGAACTGGCCAGAAGCCGGCGACTCTCCGGCGAGGAGGCCGACGAGCTCATCGCCGGCTATCAGGCGGGCGCCACCCAGCTCTCGGTCCTTCGCACGGCGGCGGGCTCCACGATCCCCGGGGACAGGCTCTCCGTGTCGTTGTCACGCGCGCGGCTGCGGTTCACCGGGGCGAGCGGCAATGCGGTCGCCATGCTGCCGCGGTTCTTCATCCTCCAGCTTCCGGCAGCTCTCTACAGGCTGCGCTGGATCACGCTCGGCGTCATCCTCGCCACAGTGCTCGTCTCGACCCTCTATGCCGTCTGGGCCCTGGGTGACCCGCAGGTCCTGGCATCCTTCGGAACCGATGCCCAGAGGCAGGCGCTGGCCGACGGCGATTTCGTCGACTACTACTCCGAGAACCCGGCCGCCTCCTTCGCCGGCATGGTGTGGACCAATAACGCCTGGGTCGCAGCCCAGTGCATCGCGCTCGGCATCACCGGCGTCTTCGTTCCCTACGCCCTGCTCGGGAACGCCCAGAACGTCGGCGTCTCGGCGGCCATCATGTTCTCCTACGACAAGGGAGACGTCTTCTTCGAGTACATCCTGCCCCACGGTCTCCTTGAGCTCACCTGCGTGTTCGTGGCCGGTGCTGCGGGCCTGCGCATCTTCTGGGCGTGGATCGCGCCCGGTGCACGCACGCGCGGTCAGGCGCTGGCCGAGGACGCCCGGGCGCTCTTCACCGTGGCCATCGGCCTGGTCGTCTGGCTCTTCATCTCGGGCATCATCGAGGGCTTCGTGACCCCTGCTCCGTGGCCATGGGCCGTGAAGATCTCGATCGGCGTCATCGCTGCCGCGGCCTTCTACGCCTACATGCTCATCGTCGGCGGTCGAGCGGCGCGGGCGGGCGAGACCGGCGACCTCGGCGAGTACGAGGCCGGTTCCCGCCGCATCATCGCCGCGTAG
- a CDS encoding metallopeptidase family protein: MPRSRRTPRTAPSARRGILDRHGRGLRSAVTGPYLPMIRGRIDLFESTVASTAEYLRGIWPELDDVKFEIAAAPAEALHGDHVDRWHVNLEERRVVLYRVPIQRMAKLHRNDDLHQRMMVESCVFRAVADLIGKDPWDLDPDRYRGI, from the coding sequence ATGCCCCGATCACGACGCACGCCGCGCACCGCGCCCTCGGCGCGACGGGGAATCCTCGACCGTCATGGCCGGGGTCTGCGGTCCGCAGTGACGGGGCCGTACCTGCCGATGATCCGCGGCCGCATCGACCTCTTCGAGTCCACCGTCGCATCGACGGCCGAGTACCTCCGCGGCATCTGGCCAGAACTGGACGACGTGAAGTTCGAGATCGCGGCCGCTCCCGCCGAGGCTCTGCACGGAGACCACGTCGATCGGTGGCACGTGAACCTCGAGGAGCGCCGCGTGGTGCTCTACAGGGTTCCCATCCAGCGCATGGCGAAACTGCACCGCAACGACGACCTCCATCAGCGCATGATGGTCGAGAGCTGTGTCTTCCGGGCCGTCGCCGACCTCATCGGCAAGGATCCCTGGGATCTCGATCCCGATCGCTACCGCGGCATCTGA
- a CDS encoding AAA family ATPase, with amino-acid sequence MTDPSSPVPRQPADLRQSLARVRTEVGKAVVGQDGAVTGMLIALLARGHVLLEGVPGVAKTLMVRSLSTALSLDTRRVQFTPDLMPGDVTGSLVYDQKAGDFEFREGPVFTNILLADEINRTPPKTQSALLEAMEERQVSADGISRPVPEPFLVAATQNPIEYEGTYTLPEAQLDRFLLKLVLEVPDRDVEVEVLRRHSAGFDPRDLAAAGVTPVLGAEELAAAQHAVASVGVSADVLAYVVDLARATRRSPSVKLGVSPRGTTALLASAKAWAWLSGYDSITPDHVQAMVVPVWRHRIQLRPEAELEGVAVDAILASIVQQVQVPI; translated from the coding sequence ATGACCGATCCGTCCTCCCCCGTCCCCCGCCAGCCCGCGGACCTGCGCCAGTCGCTCGCCCGCGTGCGCACAGAGGTCGGCAAGGCCGTCGTCGGTCAGGATGGCGCTGTCACCGGCATGCTCATCGCCCTTCTCGCCCGGGGCCACGTCCTGCTCGAGGGGGTACCCGGCGTGGCGAAGACCCTGATGGTGCGGAGCCTCAGCACCGCGCTCTCGCTCGACACCCGCAGAGTCCAGTTCACGCCCGACCTGATGCCAGGGGACGTCACCGGGTCGCTCGTCTACGACCAGAAGGCCGGGGACTTCGAGTTCCGCGAGGGTCCGGTGTTCACGAACATCCTCCTCGCCGACGAGATCAACCGCACGCCTCCGAAGACGCAGTCCGCCCTGCTCGAGGCCATGGAGGAACGTCAGGTGAGCGCCGACGGCATCTCGCGCCCCGTTCCGGAGCCCTTCCTCGTCGCCGCGACGCAGAACCCCATCGAGTACGAGGGCACGTACACGCTGCCGGAGGCTCAGCTGGACCGCTTCCTGCTGAAGCTCGTGCTCGAGGTGCCCGACCGCGACGTGGAGGTCGAGGTGTTGCGCCGGCACTCGGCAGGCTTCGATCCCCGCGATCTCGCCGCAGCAGGAGTCACGCCGGTGCTGGGGGCCGAGGAGCTCGCCGCCGCCCAGCACGCCGTCGCCTCGGTCGGAGTGAGCGCCGACGTGCTGGCCTACGTCGTCGACCTCGCGCGCGCGACGAGGCGCAGCCCATCGGTGAAGCTCGGCGTGAGCCCGCGCGGAACGACAGCCCTGCTCGCGTCGGCCAAGGCGTGGGCCTGGCTCTCGGGCTACGACTCGATCACGCCGGACCACGTGCAGGCGATGGTGGTGCCGGTCTGGCGCCACCGCATCCAGCTGCGGCCGGAGGCGGAGCTCGAAGGGGTCGCCGTCGATGCGATCCTCGCCTCCATCGTCCAGCAGGTCCAGGTTCCGATCTGA
- a CDS encoding RDD family protein, which yields MADPVVQRTASSGPDDSGLVTGEAVALDVRPASVILRGAGTAIDALLYVGLLLGVAWLVVEYGSAGLDQAALRALGIVGLVLFLLVLPMVVEIATRGRSLGRLAIGARVVRDDGGAIALRHSFVRALMGVIEIYLTFGAIAAMTGLLNERSKRLGDLLAGTHSQIERVPRYVPPRQGMPPMLTQWAQVADVARLPDPLSRRIAQFLSQVDALVPATRARTAEQLAREASVHVSPLPEVAAETFLWGVATLRREREATALRLEQERLAALEPVLAGLPHGFPER from the coding sequence ATGGCAGACCCCGTCGTGCAGCGCACCGCGTCGAGTGGACCCGACGATTCCGGTCTCGTCACCGGCGAGGCCGTCGCACTGGACGTTCGACCGGCGAGCGTGATCCTGCGGGGTGCCGGCACCGCGATCGATGCCCTGCTCTACGTCGGTCTCCTGCTCGGGGTCGCCTGGCTGGTGGTGGAGTACGGTTCAGCCGGACTCGACCAGGCTGCACTGCGCGCCCTCGGCATCGTCGGCCTGGTGCTGTTCCTGCTCGTCCTCCCCATGGTGGTGGAGATCGCCACGCGCGGCCGGTCACTCGGCCGGCTCGCCATCGGTGCCCGCGTGGTGCGCGACGACGGAGGCGCCATCGCCCTCCGGCATTCCTTCGTGCGCGCCCTGATGGGCGTCATCGAGATCTACCTCACGTTCGGCGCGATCGCCGCCATGACCGGACTGCTCAACGAGCGGTCGAAGCGCCTGGGAGATCTGCTCGCCGGGACCCACAGCCAGATCGAACGCGTTCCCCGCTATGTGCCTCCGCGGCAGGGCATGCCGCCCATGCTGACCCAGTGGGCGCAGGTGGCCGATGTCGCGCGTCTCCCCGATCCCCTGTCACGGCGGATCGCGCAGTTCCTGTCGCAGGTCGATGCCCTGGTGCCCGCCACTCGAGCACGCACTGCGGAACAACTGGCTCGTGAGGCGTCGGTCCACGTGTCCCCGCTGCCCGAGGTGGCCGCCGAGACCTTCCTGTGGGGAGTCGCGACCCTGCGCCGTGAACGGGAGGCAACAGCCCTGCGCCTCGAGCAGGAGCGTCTGGCTGCGCTGGAGCCGGTGCTCGCCGGATTGCCGCACGGCTTCCCCGAGCGCTGA
- a CDS encoding Fur family transcriptional regulator, whose product MSSSREREIRVAGLRVTAGRLALLDAVDSFPHSDAATLHRHLVDSGVGSSIQAVHNMLADLSAAGLLRRIEPADSAALYERRVGDNHHHIVCTSCGAVADVECVVGHAPCLTPSDTAGFALTTAEITFWGLCAPCQKMHEAHTKEIHD is encoded by the coding sequence ATGTCGTCCAGCCGCGAGAGAGAGATCCGGGTGGCCGGGCTCCGGGTGACGGCCGGTCGGCTCGCCCTCCTGGACGCCGTCGACAGCTTTCCCCACAGCGATGCCGCCACGCTGCACCGGCATCTCGTCGATTCCGGCGTCGGCAGCTCGATCCAGGCCGTGCACAACATGCTCGCGGACCTCTCCGCGGCAGGCCTGCTGCGGCGCATCGAGCCGGCCGATTCGGCTGCTCTCTACGAGCGCAGGGTCGGGGACAACCACCATCACATCGTCTGCACGTCCTGCGGTGCTGTGGCCGACGTCGAATGCGTCGTCGGCCATGCCCCATGCCTCACGCCCTCCGACACGGCCGGCTTCGCGCTGACGACAGCGGAGATCACTTTCTGGGGCCTCTGCGCCCCCTGCCAGAAGATGCACGAAGCACACACAAAGGAGATCCATGACTGA
- a CDS encoding catalase yields the protein MTDSQYTTSQTGSAVPSDAHSLTAGADGVTALHDRYLVEKLAQFARERIPERVVHAKGGGAHGEFVVTGDVSEYTRAAVFQPGAVTPTLTRFSSVAGEQGSPDTWRDVRGFSVKFYTSEGNYDIVGNNTPVFFIRDGIKFPDFIHSQKRLPGSGLRDADMQWDFWTLSPESAHQVTYLMGDRGLPRSWREMPGFGSHTYQWINSAGERFWVKYHFTSNQGNVEMGGAQAEGIAGADADYYRRDLYEAIEAGDHPSWDLHVQIMPYEDAKTYRFNPFDLTKVWPHADYPLVKIGTHTLNRNPENFFAEIEQAAFSPANTVPGIDISPDKMLMARVFSYPDAQRYRVGTNYNEIPVNAPKSPVHNYSQDGAARHGFKPASAPVYAPNSFGGPVADPAIAGSGSWESDGELVRSATTLHAEDSDFGQAGTLYREVFDDAAKARFLETITGAVGGVTIPEIRERAIQYWTNVDAALGAALRSNLATGDESPNEAAEFVGVGA from the coding sequence ATGACTGACAGCCAGTACACGACGAGCCAGACCGGTTCCGCGGTACCCAGCGACGCCCACTCCCTCACCGCCGGGGCGGACGGTGTCACCGCACTGCACGACCGCTACCTCGTCGAGAAGCTGGCCCAGTTCGCGCGCGAGCGGATCCCGGAGCGCGTCGTCCACGCCAAGGGCGGTGGCGCTCACGGTGAGTTCGTCGTGACCGGCGACGTGTCGGAGTACACCCGTGCGGCAGTCTTCCAGCCGGGCGCGGTGACACCGACGCTCACGCGCTTCTCCTCCGTGGCCGGCGAGCAGGGCTCTCCAGACACCTGGCGCGACGTCCGCGGCTTCTCGGTGAAGTTCTACACGTCAGAGGGCAACTACGACATCGTCGGGAACAACACGCCCGTCTTCTTCATCCGCGACGGGATCAAGTTCCCCGACTTCATCCACTCCCAGAAGCGACTCCCCGGCTCGGGCCTCCGCGACGCCGACATGCAGTGGGACTTCTGGACGCTCTCGCCGGAGTCCGCCCACCAGGTCACCTACCTCATGGGAGATCGCGGCCTGCCCCGATCGTGGCGTGAGATGCCCGGCTTCGGATCTCACACCTATCAGTGGATCAACTCGGCCGGCGAGCGCTTCTGGGTGAAGTACCACTTCACCTCGAATCAGGGCAACGTCGAGATGGGCGGCGCCCAGGCCGAGGGCATCGCCGGTGCCGACGCCGACTACTACCGACGAGACCTGTACGAGGCCATCGAGGCCGGAGACCACCCGTCGTGGGACCTGCACGTGCAGATCATGCCGTACGAGGACGCCAAGACCTACAGGTTCAATCCGTTCGACCTCACCAAGGTCTGGCCGCACGCGGACTACCCGCTCGTCAAGATCGGCACGCACACGCTGAACCGCAACCCGGAGAACTTCTTCGCAGAGATCGAGCAGGCGGCGTTCTCGCCGGCCAACACGGTCCCGGGCATCGACATCAGTCCCGACAAGATGCTGATGGCGCGAGTCTTCTCCTACCCGGACGCGCAGCGCTACCGCGTCGGAACGAACTACAACGAGATTCCGGTCAACGCGCCGAAGTCGCCCGTGCACAACTACTCGCAGGACGGCGCTGCCCGGCACGGTTTCAAGCCGGCCTCAGCTCCGGTCTACGCTCCCAACTCCTTCGGAGGGCCCGTCGCAGACCCTGCGATCGCCGGGAGCGGCAGCTGGGAGTCCGACGGCGAACTCGTCCGGAGCGCCACCACGCTGCACGCTGAGGACAGCGATTTCGGCCAGGCCGGAACGCTCTACCGCGAGGTCTTCGACGACGCGGCCAAGGCACGCTTCCTCGAGACCATCACGGGTGCTGTCGGGGGTGTCACGATCCCCGAGATCCGAGAGCGGGCGATCCAGTACTGGACCAACGTGGATGCTGCCCTCGGCGCGGCTCTGCGGTCCAACCTCGCCACCGGCGACGAGTCGCCGAACGAGGCCGCGGAGTTCGTCGGCGTCGGCGCCTAG
- a CDS encoding DUF4129 domain-containing protein yields the protein MSPGLQPAIEVPVDPSADEARRLLLDELAKPEYQAARPTWFDQLSQAVRDWFLSLFSGGGDGVGAVLPAILVVLVVAALVSALVIYGLPRLNRRAQRDIGVLFGDDDARTADAIRRSSAAAAADSDFATAIVERFRAIARTASDRAAVSVHPGTTADDFARRAARAFPGAEARLNSAARVFDGVRYLGQGGSSAEYALLVDLDDEIRALRPAPVQDPVGAAAPR from the coding sequence ATGAGTCCCGGCCTGCAGCCGGCCATCGAGGTGCCCGTCGACCCGAGCGCCGATGAGGCGAGACGACTGCTGCTCGACGAGCTGGCCAAGCCGGAGTACCAGGCGGCACGCCCGACCTGGTTCGACCAGCTGTCCCAAGCGGTGCGGGACTGGTTCCTGAGCCTGTTCTCCGGCGGCGGAGACGGCGTCGGAGCCGTACTGCCAGCCATCCTGGTCGTGCTGGTGGTCGCGGCGCTCGTCAGCGCCCTCGTCATCTACGGGCTGCCCCGACTGAACCGCCGTGCGCAGCGGGACATCGGGGTCCTGTTCGGCGACGACGACGCCCGCACCGCCGACGCCATCCGTCGTTCATCGGCCGCCGCAGCAGCCGACTCCGATTTCGCGACCGCCATCGTCGAACGTTTCCGGGCCATCGCCCGCACCGCATCCGACCGCGCGGCAGTGTCGGTGCACCCGGGAACGACGGCGGACGACTTCGCCAGGCGAGCAGCTCGCGCCTTCCCCGGCGCCGAAGCCCGACTGAATAGTGCTGCCCGCGTCTTCGACGGGGTCAGGTATCTCGGCCAAGGCGGCAGCTCGGCCGAGTACGCCCTGCTCGTCGACCTCGACGACGAGATCCGGGCGCTGCGTCCGGCGCCCGTGCAGGACCCCGTCGGTGCGGCGGCTCCGCGATGA
- a CDS encoding DUF4350 domain-containing protein — protein MTLTDPRTTIPDAADGTASVTPTVRQAARRGVFWVVLAIIAVGFVIVTALLRGGVGSAGIPLAADNAGLAGSQAIVEVLRDSGVDVIPVGTLDAARDAAGPDATLFFSDPGGYLAVDQLSEIVDLAADTVVADPDFAALQAVTDGVVRAGGVPDAVTADARCSVPAAERAGTATLGEKSLAIADVSTDWAGCFASGDSWALLQQQSDASTLSLLADGSQLRNDTIAAEGNAALALSLLGQHPTLIWYQPTLADVVGGAAPSLGELSPDWVTPVVALLGLVVVAAAVWQGRRFGSLVVENLPVTVHAGETREGRARLYARTSSRLRAADALRIGTIGRLASRLGLARTASVDEVVGAAAAATGRQVSDVRGLLIDTRPDSDRSLVDLSGRLVDLERAVTAATEVGAAAAAAAAPTSAPPSTERMGS, from the coding sequence ATGACGCTCACCGATCCGCGGACGACGATCCCGGATGCCGCTGACGGCACGGCATCCGTCACTCCGACAGTTCGCCAGGCGGCACGTCGCGGAGTGTTCTGGGTCGTTCTGGCCATCATCGCTGTCGGCTTCGTGATCGTGACGGCCCTCCTGCGGGGCGGCGTCGGCTCCGCCGGAATCCCGCTCGCGGCCGACAACGCCGGCCTCGCCGGGAGCCAGGCCATCGTCGAGGTGCTGCGGGACTCCGGAGTCGATGTCATCCCGGTCGGCACTCTCGACGCCGCCCGAGACGCCGCCGGCCCCGACGCCACCCTGTTCTTCTCCGACCCGGGCGGTTACCTGGCCGTCGACCAGTTGAGCGAGATCGTCGACCTCGCCGCCGACACCGTCGTCGCCGATCCGGACTTCGCCGCGCTGCAGGCGGTCACCGATGGAGTAGTCCGTGCCGGCGGGGTCCCCGACGCCGTCACGGCCGATGCCCGCTGCTCCGTGCCGGCGGCGGAGCGGGCAGGAACGGCCACCCTCGGCGAGAAATCGCTCGCCATCGCTGACGTCAGCACCGACTGGGCCGGATGCTTCGCCAGCGGCGACTCCTGGGCCCTGCTGCAGCAGCAGTCGGATGCCAGCACCCTCTCGCTGCTGGCCGACGGCTCGCAACTGCGCAACGACACCATCGCGGCGGAGGGCAATGCCGCGCTGGCCCTGTCCCTGCTCGGTCAGCACCCCACCCTGATCTGGTACCAGCCCACCCTCGCCGATGTCGTCGGCGGCGCGGCTCCGTCGCTCGGCGAGCTCTCGCCGGACTGGGTCACGCCGGTGGTCGCCCTGCTCGGGCTGGTCGTGGTGGCAGCGGCGGTCTGGCAGGGCCGCCGCTTCGGCTCCCTCGTCGTCGAGAACCTCCCGGTGACGGTGCACGCCGGCGAGACCCGCGAGGGTCGAGCCAGGCTGTACGCGCGCACCTCGTCCCGGCTGCGCGCGGCTGATGCGCTCCGCATCGGTACGATCGGGCGGCTCGCGTCGAGGCTCGGTCTGGCGCGCACCGCGTCCGTCGATGAGGTCGTCGGTGCCGCGGCCGCTGCCACCGGTCGTCAGGTTTCCGACGTGCGCGGCCTCCTCATCGACACCCGGCCGGATTCCGACCGCTCCCTCGTCGACCTGTCGGGCAGGCTCGTCGACCTCGAACGGGCGGTCACCGCCGCCACCGAGGTCGGGGCGGCAGCCGCTGCCGCAGCCGCTCCGACATCCGCCCCACCCTCCACAGAAAGAATGGGTTCATGA
- a CDS encoding DUF58 domain-containing protein: MTLSGRFVALLALGVLPIILVDSAVPGSAALVLLGWVLLAVVLAGIDLATAASPRAVGVGRELPARVRLGESVTAELYLTNAGARRLRGVVRDAWQPSAGASVSRSRVDIPAGERRRVSIRLTPFRRGERRVETVTVRSFGRLGLAARQASLLAPGRIRVLPPFTARKHLPSRLARLRELDGRTAVMLRGQGTEFDSLREYVRGDDVRSIDWRATARQGVSDAAAQRLMVRTWRPERDRRVVIVVDSARTAAARIENEPRIDTAFEASLLLGALASHAGDRVDFVAWDRRVRGRVQGAAGAELLSRMVDSMAVIEPELIEADWAGVPALVRGVTNRHALVVLLTSIDAPGASGALLAMLPQLTRRHTVVVASVTDPGTLAAVADRDDLEAVYRAAAAERALLDVARVSAAIRRLGGEVVTGAPADLPPALADRYIALKAAGRL, from the coding sequence ATGACTCTCTCCGGTCGCTTCGTCGCATTGCTCGCCCTCGGGGTGCTGCCGATCATCCTGGTCGACAGCGCGGTCCCGGGTTCCGCCGCGCTCGTCCTCCTCGGCTGGGTGTTGCTGGCAGTCGTGCTCGCCGGCATCGATCTGGCCACGGCGGCCTCTCCCCGTGCCGTCGGCGTCGGCCGGGAACTTCCGGCTCGCGTGAGACTCGGCGAGAGCGTGACCGCCGAGCTGTACCTGACGAACGCCGGTGCCCGGCGCCTGCGGGGCGTCGTGCGTGACGCCTGGCAGCCGTCGGCGGGCGCATCCGTCAGCCGATCGAGGGTCGACATCCCGGCCGGGGAGCGGCGGCGGGTCTCGATCCGCCTCACGCCGTTCCGGCGCGGTGAGCGGCGGGTCGAGACTGTGACCGTGCGCAGCTTCGGACGCCTCGGTCTCGCGGCCCGGCAGGCCAGCCTGCTCGCCCCGGGACGCATCAGGGTGCTTCCGCCGTTCACCGCGCGCAAGCACCTGCCGTCGCGGCTCGCTCGCCTGCGCGAACTCGACGGGCGCACCGCCGTGATGCTGCGCGGCCAGGGCACGGAATTCGACAGCCTGCGCGAGTACGTGCGCGGCGACGACGTGCGCTCGATCGACTGGCGCGCCACGGCGCGTCAGGGGGTGTCGGATGCCGCGGCGCAGCGACTGATGGTGAGGACCTGGCGACCTGAACGCGATCGCCGTGTCGTGATCGTCGTCGACTCGGCTCGGACGGCAGCGGCGCGCATCGAGAACGAACCCCGCATCGACACGGCGTTCGAGGCATCGCTGCTGCTCGGCGCCCTGGCATCGCATGCCGGCGACAGGGTCGACTTCGTCGCCTGGGACCGTCGAGTGCGCGGCCGGGTGCAGGGCGCTGCCGGTGCCGAGCTGCTCTCGCGCATGGTCGACTCGATGGCCGTCATCGAACCCGAGCTCATCGAGGCCGACTGGGCCGGGGTGCCCGCGCTTGTGCGAGGCGTCACCAATCGCCACGCGCTCGTCGTCCTGCTCACCTCGATCGACGCCCCGGGAGCGTCCGGAGCCCTGCTCGCCATGCTGCCGCAGCTCACGCGGCGCCACACGGTGGTGGTGGCATCCGTCACCGACCCGGGCACCCTGGCCGCCGTCGCCGACCGCGACGACCTCGAGGCCGTCTACAGGGCAGCGGCCGCCGAGCGTGCGCTGCTCGACGTCGCCAGGGTCTCGGCCGCCATCCGGCGCCTGGGGGGCGAGGTCGTCACCGGAGCGCCGGCAGATCTGCCCCCGGCACTGGCGGATCGCTACATCGCGCTGAAGGCGGCAGGCCGGCTGTAG
- the ahcY gene encoding adenosylhomocysteinase, with translation MTSTATALPFKVRDLGLAEAGRHQLRLAENEMPGLMALREEFGPTQPLAGARIAGSLHMTVQTAVLIETLTALGAQVRWASCNIFSTQDEAAAAIAVGPTGTPEAPAGVPVFAWKGESLEEYWWCTDRIFDWSAEAAEAGADWVGPNLILDDGGDATMLVHKGLEFEKAGAVPEATDADNHEYRVVLDTLRTSLGLSSDRFTRIAAELQGVTEETTTGVHRLYELHSAGQLLFPAINVNDSVTKSKFDNKYGIRHSLPDGLNRATDVLMGGKVALVAGYGDVGKGAAEALRGQGARVIVTEVDPICALQAAMDGYQVSRIESVVGEVDIFVSGTGNMNVITLEHMLAMKHLAIVSNVGHFDNEIDMAGLESLAGAERIEIKPQVHEWRLPTGRSILVLSEGRLMNLGNATGHPSFVMSNSFTNQVLAQIELWVRPEAYPIGVYVLPKHLDEKVARLHLNALGVELTELTPEQAGYIGVPVDGPYKVDHYRY, from the coding sequence ATGACCTCCACTGCCACCGCACTTCCGTTCAAGGTCCGTGACCTCGGCCTCGCCGAAGCCGGCCGTCACCAGCTGCGTCTCGCCGAGAACGAGATGCCCGGACTCATGGCCCTCCGCGAGGAGTTCGGTCCGACGCAGCCGCTCGCCGGTGCCCGCATCGCAGGCTCGTTGCACATGACCGTGCAGACCGCAGTGCTGATCGAGACGCTCACAGCACTCGGGGCCCAGGTGCGCTGGGCGAGCTGCAACATCTTCTCGACGCAGGACGAGGCCGCCGCTGCGATCGCCGTCGGCCCGACCGGAACCCCCGAGGCCCCCGCCGGCGTTCCGGTCTTCGCCTGGAAGGGCGAGAGCCTCGAGGAGTACTGGTGGTGCACCGATCGCATCTTCGACTGGAGCGCGGAGGCCGCTGAGGCCGGTGCCGACTGGGTCGGACCGAACCTCATCCTCGACGACGGCGGCGACGCCACGATGCTCGTCCACAAGGGTCTCGAGTTCGAGAAGGCCGGGGCTGTTCCCGAGGCGACGGATGCCGACAACCACGAGTACCGCGTCGTGCTCGACACGCTGCGCACCTCGCTCGGCCTGTCGTCCGACAGGTTCACCCGCATCGCAGCCGAGCTGCAGGGCGTGACCGAGGAGACCACCACCGGAGTGCACCGCCTGTACGAGCTGCACTCGGCCGGGCAGCTGCTGTTCCCGGCGATCAACGTCAACGACTCGGTCACCAAGAGCAAGTTCGACAACAAGTACGGCATCCGCCACTCGCTGCCGGATGGCCTGAACCGCGCCACCGACGTGCTCATGGGCGGCAAGGTCGCTCTCGTCGCCGGCTACGGAGACGTCGGAAAGGGCGCAGCGGAGGCCCTGCGCGGCCAGGGCGCTCGCGTGATCGTGACCGAGGTCGACCCCATCTGCGCTCTGCAGGCTGCGATGGACGGCTACCAGGTCTCGCGTATCGAGTCCGTGGTCGGAGAAGTCGACATCTTCGTCTCCGGCACGGGCAACATGAACGTGATCACGCTCGAGCACATGCTCGCGATGAAGCATCTCGCGATCGTCTCGAACGTCGGACACTTCGACAACGAGATCGACATGGCCGGCCTCGAGTCGCTGGCCGGTGCGGAGAGGATCGAGATCAAGCCGCAGGTGCACGAGTGGCGCCTGCCCACGGGTCGCTCCATCCTGGTGCTCTCCGAGGGTCGCCTCATGAACCTCGGCAATGCGACGGGCCACCCGTCGTTCGTGATGAGCAACTCGTTCACGAACCAGGTTCTCGCTCAGATCGAGCTCTGGGTGCGCCCCGAGGCGTACCCCATCGGCGTCTACGTGCTGCCGAAGCACCTCGACGAGAAGGTCGCCCGTCTGCACCTCAACGCCCTCGGCGTCGAGCTCACCGAACTCACCCCGGAGCAGGCCGGCTACATCGGCGTGCCCGTCGACGGCCCGTACAAGGTCGATCACTACCGCTACTGA